A DNA window from Brassica napus cultivar Da-Ae chromosome C1, Da-Ae, whole genome shotgun sequence contains the following coding sequences:
- the LOC106374754 gene encoding putative F-box protein At1g53550 isoform X1, whose protein sequence is MAQRKQLNWSTISDDNLSGSNKRSSIPGQETRYSVSIPVDVIINILSRLPLKSIAQCRCVCKLWSSIARRPNYNLLFPIKSPDETPRILFAFKVGSNLFFYSSPQHHQNPDNNNNNNSAIVATRHDINLGSDLQQLCRPVRGLVCSQHIGKNWSWAVISNPITGEIVTTPKLTIEGIHLKERVRGKADYCFGYDPIDKQFKVLRITRLCGSPEHKISFYAKYHVLTLGTGAWRKLQCSTLHYPLDENGICENGICINGVLFYPALVKHRKHMIVCFDVRSEMFSFVSVDYVLGLPIHRYSVLINCNGKLGVNFCDAACKHFELWVLEDATKHTWSKRIYVSPHASLNWDNYVRPAGMIGSGEILLYRMYTHNPFNIFYYNLEKKIIRRVTFEVPVLEKFDHFGAFTFANYVEDVKLIFPNSHGHKE, encoded by the exons ATGGCACAACGAAAACAATTAAATTGGTCAACGATCTCCGACGATAACCTCTCCGGATCCAACAAACGGTCTTCAATCCCTGGGCAAGAAACCCGTTACTCCGTTTCGATTCCTGTTGATGTAATCATCAATATCTTGTCGAGACTCCCATTGAAGTCTATAGCTCAATGTCGTTGCGTGTGTAAGCTCTGGTCTTCCATAGCTCGCCGTCCAAATTACAACCTGCTGTTCCCTATCAAGTCTCCCGATGAGACACCGAGGATCCTATTCGCCTTCAAAGTCGGATCTAACTTGTTCTTCTACTCTTCGCCTCAACATCATCAAAACCctgataacaacaacaacaacaattcaGCCATTGTAGCCACTCGTCACGACATCAACCTCGGCTCAGATTTGCAACAGTTATGTCGGCCTGTTCGGGGTCTGGTCTGTAGTCAACACATTGGTAAGAATTGGTCGTGGGCTGTGATTTCTAATCCCATCACGGGAGAGATTGTAACCACACCAAAACTGACCATAGAAGGTATCCACTTGAAGGAGCGGGTAAGAGGCAAAGCAGACTACTGTTTTGGATATGATCCTATCGATAAACAGTTCAAGGTGTTGCGTATCACCAGGTTGTGTGGCAGCCCTGaacacaaaatatctttttaCGCAAAGTATCATGTCCTGACATTAGGGACCGGAGCATGGAGGAAGCTCCAATGCAGCACACTTCATTACCCTCTAGATGAAAACGGGATTTGCGAGAACGGGATTTGCATCAATGGTGTTTTGTTTTATCCAGCCTTGGTTAAACATAGAAAACATATGattgtttgctttgatgttagGTCTGAGATGTTCAGCTTTGTCAGCGTTGATTACGTTTTAGGATTGCCCATCCATAGATATTCCGTTCTGATAAACTGCAATGGTAAATTAGGTGTTAACTTTTGTGACGCTGCCTGTAAGCATTTTGAGTTGTGGGTATTGGAGGATGCCACTAAACATACATGGTCGAAGCGTATCTACGTATCGCCTCATGCGTCGCTGAACTGGGACAACTATGTGCGCCCTGCTGGAATGATTGGTAGCGGAGAAATTCTGTTATACCGAATGTATACACACAATCCTTTCAACATCTTTTACTACAATCTCGAGAAGAAGATTATCAGAAGAGTAACATTTGAGGTCCCAGTATTGGAAAAGTTTGATCATTTTGGAGCTTTCACATTTGCAAACTATGTAGAGGATGTGAAGCTTAT TTTCCCTAACTCGCATGGGCATAAAGAATGA
- the LOC106374754 gene encoding putative F-box protein At1g53550 isoform X2 — protein sequence MAQRKQLNWSTISDDNLSGSNKRSSIPGQETRYSVSIPVDVIINILSRLPLKSIAQCRCVCKLWSSIARRPNYNLLFPIKSPDETPRILFAFKVGSNLFFYSSPQHHQNPDNNNNNNSAIVATRHDINLGSDLQQLCRPVRGLVCSQHIGKNWSWAVISNPITGEIVTTPKLTIEGIHLKERVRGKADYCFGYDPIDKQFKVLRITRLCGSPEHKISFYAKYHVLTLGTGAWRKLQCSTLHYPLDENGICENGICINGVLFYPALVKHRKHMIVCFDVRSEMFSFVSVDYVLGLPIHRYSVLINCNGKLGVNFCDAACKHFELWVLEDATKHTWSKRIYVSPHASLNWDNYVRPAGMIGSGEILLYRMYTHNPFNIFYYNLEKKIIRRVTFEVPVLEKFDHFGAFTFANYVEDVKLI from the exons ATGGCACAACGAAAACAATTAAATTGGTCAACGATCTCCGACGATAACCTCTCCGGATCCAACAAACGGTCTTCAATCCCTGGGCAAGAAACCCGTTACTCCGTTTCGATTCCTGTTGATGTAATCATCAATATCTTGTCGAGACTCCCATTGAAGTCTATAGCTCAATGTCGTTGCGTGTGTAAGCTCTGGTCTTCCATAGCTCGCCGTCCAAATTACAACCTGCTGTTCCCTATCAAGTCTCCCGATGAGACACCGAGGATCCTATTCGCCTTCAAAGTCGGATCTAACTTGTTCTTCTACTCTTCGCCTCAACATCATCAAAACCctgataacaacaacaacaacaattcaGCCATTGTAGCCACTCGTCACGACATCAACCTCGGCTCAGATTTGCAACAGTTATGTCGGCCTGTTCGGGGTCTGGTCTGTAGTCAACACATTGGTAAGAATTGGTCGTGGGCTGTGATTTCTAATCCCATCACGGGAGAGATTGTAACCACACCAAAACTGACCATAGAAGGTATCCACTTGAAGGAGCGGGTAAGAGGCAAAGCAGACTACTGTTTTGGATATGATCCTATCGATAAACAGTTCAAGGTGTTGCGTATCACCAGGTTGTGTGGCAGCCCTGaacacaaaatatctttttaCGCAAAGTATCATGTCCTGACATTAGGGACCGGAGCATGGAGGAAGCTCCAATGCAGCACACTTCATTACCCTCTAGATGAAAACGGGATTTGCGAGAACGGGATTTGCATCAATGGTGTTTTGTTTTATCCAGCCTTGGTTAAACATAGAAAACATATGattgtttgctttgatgttagGTCTGAGATGTTCAGCTTTGTCAGCGTTGATTACGTTTTAGGATTGCCCATCCATAGATATTCCGTTCTGATAAACTGCAATGGTAAATTAGGTGTTAACTTTTGTGACGCTGCCTGTAAGCATTTTGAGTTGTGGGTATTGGAGGATGCCACTAAACATACATGGTCGAAGCGTATCTACGTATCGCCTCATGCGTCGCTGAACTGGGACAACTATGTGCGCCCTGCTGGAATGATTGGTAGCGGAGAAATTCTGTTATACCGAATGTATACACACAATCCTTTCAACATCTTTTACTACAATCTCGAGAAGAAGATTATCAGAAGAGTAACATTTGAGGTCCCAGTATTGGAAAAGTTTGATCATTTTGGAGCTTTCACATTTGCAAACTATGTAGAGGATGTGAAGCTTAT ATGA
- the LOC106374757 gene encoding uncharacterized protein LOC106374757, with translation MRKGVLESEFTEEIVRISDDRSHSGRDVGEKVTILEDELMGFAKSINFLRCRGSNSNWRINQDGLMLKSRSVYKSVTEEVNVWGWPLQTGGLFGTGFSSSSFTVLSGRVTNWSEGRFGYSVREANISWGKTKWSTLVLQLDHSTWVLEYSLSFR, from the exons ATGCGAAAAGGGGTTTTAGAATCTGAGTTTACAGAGGAGATAGTGAGGATCTCTGATGACAGATCTCATTCTGGTCGTGATGTTGGCGAGAAAGTGACGATCTTGGAAGATGAGTTAATGGGTTTTGCTAAAAGTATAAACTTTTTGAGATGCAGAGGTTCCAATTCCAATTGGAGAATCAATCAg GATGGTCTGATGTTGAAGTCTAGAAGTGTCTATAAATCTGTAACTGAAGAGGTGAATGTATGGGGATGGCCTTTGCAGACAGGTGGATTGTTTGGTACTGGTTTCTCCTCAAGTTCGTTCACCGTGTTATCAGGCCGAGTTACTAAT TGGTCAGAGGGGAGATTTGGTTACTCGGTACGTGAGGCCAACATTTCGTGGGGGAAAACTAAATGGAGCACATTGGTTCTGCAACTAGATCATAGCACATGGGTTCTTGAGTACAGTCTAAGCTTTAGATAA